From Linepithema humile isolate Giens D197 chromosome 8, Lhum_UNIL_v1.0, whole genome shotgun sequence, one genomic window encodes:
- the LOC105680048 gene encoding HIG1 domain family member 1C-like codes for MATSDSDIVDPTLSERLLEKGRKSPFLIASLISLAGICGYGAYSFKKRKISTQLYLIQLRVAAQGTAIACLTLGMLYHMYRKHILHDKNEP; via the exons ATGGCCACTAGTGACAGTGACATTGTAGATCCGACTTTGTCAGAGAGATTATTAGAAAAAGGACGAAAATCACCATTTCTTATAGCAA GTTTAATAAGTTTGGCCGGCATCTGTGGCTATGGCGCTTATTCTTTTAAGAAGAGGAAAATATCGACGCAGTTATATCTGATACAACTGCGAGTTGCTGCACAAGGAACAGCGATAGCTTGCTTGACACTAGGAATGTTGTATCATATGTATAGAAAGCATATTTTGCATGATAAGAATGAACCATAA